A portion of the Cydia fagiglandana chromosome 7, ilCydFagi1.1, whole genome shotgun sequence genome contains these proteins:
- the LOC134665722 gene encoding peroxisomal targeting signal 2 receptor, with product MPTFLTPGRHGYAVRFSRTRPDALAVATSQYYGLAGGGTLFFLELAPDGATIVEVQKLEWNDGLFDVTWSGTTEGAAACGAGDGAVLVFRAGCAAPLRVLRAHTSEVCSVDWPRAHLLSASWDTTVKLWDPESETCISTFSGHSALVYTATFSPHSPATFASVSGDGHLKLWSCTDPSPKAVVKAHDAEVLSCDWSRIETHAIATAGSDGLVRGWDLRRLTSPMFTLKGCECAVRRVQFSPHAPSVIAGVSYDFTTRIWDLKRGCDPLETIRHHSEFTYGLDWSSLRPHQIADCGWDSLVHVFTPRCLK from the exons ATGCCGACGTTCCTGACGCCGGGCCGGCACGGGTACGCCGTCCGGTTCTCCCGGACGCGACCGGACGCGCTGGCGGTGGCGACTAGTCAATATTACGGGCTGGCTGGCGGAGGCACCCTTTTCTTTTTGGAACTTGCTCCTGACGGGGCTACGATAGTTGAAGTACagaaattagaatggaacgacGGACTATTTGATGTG ACATGGTCGGGCACGACGGAGGGCGCGGCGGCGTGCGGGGCGGGGGACGGGGCCGTGCTCGTGTTCCGCGCGGGGTGCGCCGCGCCGCTGCGGGTGCTGCGGGCTCACACCAGCGAGGTGTGCTCGGTGGACTGGCCTAGAGCGCATCTGCTCAGTGCTAGCTGGGATACTACCGTTAAACTG TGGGACCCCGAATCCGAGACGTGCATAAGCACGTTCTCCGGCCACTCTGCGCTGGTGTACACGGCCACCTTTTCGCCGCACTCGCCAGCCACTTTCGCCTCGGTGTCCGGAGATGGCCACCTCAAGTTATGGTCGTGTACGGACCCTTCTCCGAAAGCTGTTGTCAAAGCCCACGACGCCGAG GTGTTGTCGTGCGATTGGAGCAGGATAGAGACACACGCCATCGCTACCGCGGGTTCCGATGGACTGGTCAGAGGCTGGGATCTCAGGAGGCTCACGTCACCCATGTTTACTTTAAAAG GATGCGAGTGTGCAGTGAGAAGAGTGCAGTTCTCCCCGCATGCGCCGTCCGTCATAGCGGGGGTGTCGTACGATTTCACCACAAG GATATGGGACCTGAAGAGAGGCTGTGACCCCTTGGAAACGATCCGGCACCACTCGGAGTTTACTTACGGATTGGACTGGAGCTCGCTGCGGCCGCACCAAATAGCCGATTGTGGGTGGGACTCGCTTGTGCACGTGTTTACACCAAGGTGTTTAAA ATGA
- the LOC134665718 gene encoding arrestin homolog, with translation MVVAVKVFKKTTPNGKVTVYLGKRDFIDHMDYCDPVDGVVVVDNDYLKGRKVYCQLVTTYRYGREEDEVMGVKFSKEMVIGQEQVVPMINSKMELTSVQEKLIKKLGPNAYPFTFNFPEMAPSSITLQPAEEDQGKPMGVDYSVRTYVAETEDQKSHKRSSVTLAIKKLQHAPANRGRRLPSSLVSKGFTFSNGKINLEVTLDKEIYYHGEKLAANVIVSNNSRKSVRNIRCMVVQHVEITMINSQFSRHVASLESREGCPITPGASLSKTFYLVPLARTNKDIRGVALDGHLKEDDVNLASSTLVAEGKCPTEAIGIVVSYSVRVKLNCGTLGGELVTDVPFKLLHPAEGTVERQRFNAMKKMQSIERHRYENSLYTNEEEDNIVFEDFARLRMNEPE, from the exons ATGGTCGTCGCTGTTAAAGTATTTAAGAAAACTACACCAAATGGCAAAGTTACGGTTTACCTCGGCAAGCGGGACTTCATTGATCATATGGATTACTGCGATCCCGTCGATGGAGTGGTGGTTGTTGACAACGATTACCTGAAAGGAAGGAAGGTCTACTGTCAG CTCGTGACAACGTACCGCTATGGTAGGGAGGAAGATGAAGTGATGGGAGTGAAGTTTTCCAAGGAAATGGTGATCGGTCAGGAGCAAGTTGTTCCCATGATCAACTCGAAGATGGAGCTTACTTCGGTCCAGGAGAAACTTATTAAGAAGCTGGGCCCTAACGCCTATCCATTCACCTTTAACTTCCCTGAAATGGCTCCTAGCTCG ATCACTCTGCAACCTGCTGAAGAAGATCAGGGCAAGCCAATGGGAGTTGATTACAGCGTTCGAACCTATGTAGCCGAGACCGAAGATCAGAAGAGCCACAAGAGGAGCTCAGTGACTCTTGCCATCAAGAAG CTGCAGCACGCTCCTGCTAACCGCGGCCGTCGTCTGCCAAGCTCTCTCGTGAGCAAGGGCTTCACTTTCAGCAACGGAAAGATCAATCTGGAAGTGACTCTTGACAAGGAGATCTACTACCATGGCGAGAAGCTAGCGGCCAACGTCATCGTATCGAACAACTCCCGGAAGTCAGTCCGCAACATCCGCTGCATGGTCGTCCAGCATGTTGAGATTACGATGATCAACTCTCAGTTCAGCCGTCATGTTGCTTCGCTTGAGAGCCGCGAAGGCTGCCCCATCACCCCTGGGGCTAGTCTGTCAAAAACCTTCTATCTGGTGCCATTGGCGCGTACCAACAAGGACATTCGTG GTGTGGCTTTGGACGGTCACCTGAAGGAAGATGACGTTAACTTGGCGAGCTCGACCCTGGTGGCTGAGGGCAAATGCCCGACTGAGGCCATTGGTATCGTGGTTTCCTACTCCGTGCGTGTGAAGCTGAACTGCGGGACCCTGGGTGGCGAGCTGGTCACTGATGTGCCCTTCAAACTGCTGCATCCCGCTGAAG GCACTGTCGAGCGCCAACGTTTCAATGCGATGAAGAAGATGCAGAGCATCGAGAGACACCGCTACGAGAACTCTCTCTACACCAACGAGGAAGAAGACAACATTGTCTTTGAAGACTTCGCTCGCCTCCGAATGAACGAGCCTGaataa